In a single window of the Sphingobacteriaceae bacterium genome:
- a CDS encoding ribonuclease J, whose translation MGGLGEIGKNMTVVAYKDSLLVVDAGLAFPDDEMLGVDVVIPDFTYLLERQEQVAGVLLTHGHEDHVGALPYLLRDLPVPVYGTRFTLGIVKAKLKEYKLELHQDSREIQPGRWFHLGPFRIFPVRVTHSVPDAVGYGIETPAGLVVFTGDYKFDQTPVDGKGPDYDGLVELGRRGVLAMCGDSTNAERPGFTPSEREVGHTITEVFRQAPGRVIMATFASNIHRLQQAIDAAHQFNRRVAVVGRSMEETVAVARELGYLQDRGVIVELQELMKLPPERSVILTTGSQGEPMSALSRMAAAEHRRVELLPGDTVLLAATPVPGNEKLVHRTIDRLFGQGATVIYGSHAGVHVSGHGSREELKLMLNLLRPRYVIPVHGEYRHLIHHAQLAESVGVPRERILIGENGSVFEFSGEEGRIGGRVHAGAVYVDGLGVGDVGNVVLRDRRHLSKDGIVVVVCALKKDTGEILSGPEVLTRGFVYVREAEELLEEVRELVISVVDACRERQVVEWPAIKNKVRDALQDMLYNRTHRRPLILPIILEI comes from the coding sequence TTGGGTGGCCTGGGCGAGATCGGCAAGAACATGACCGTCGTCGCCTACAAGGATTCCCTGCTGGTGGTGGATGCCGGCCTCGCCTTCCCCGACGATGAAATGCTGGGCGTGGACGTGGTCATCCCCGACTTCACCTATCTCCTGGAGCGGCAGGAGCAAGTAGCCGGGGTGCTGTTGACCCACGGCCACGAAGACCACGTGGGGGCCCTGCCCTACCTGCTGCGGGACCTGCCGGTGCCGGTGTACGGCACCCGGTTCACCCTGGGTATTGTCAAAGCCAAGCTGAAAGAGTACAAGCTGGAACTTCACCAGGACTCCCGGGAAATCCAGCCGGGCCGTTGGTTCCACCTGGGACCCTTCCGCATATTCCCCGTCCGGGTCACCCACAGCGTTCCCGACGCCGTCGGCTACGGCATTGAAACGCCGGCGGGGCTGGTGGTGTTCACCGGCGATTACAAATTCGATCAAACCCCGGTGGACGGCAAGGGGCCCGACTACGATGGGCTGGTGGAGCTGGGGCGCCGGGGGGTGCTGGCCATGTGCGGCGACAGCACCAACGCCGAACGGCCCGGCTTCACCCCGTCGGAGCGGGAAGTGGGCCACACCATCACCGAGGTGTTCCGCCAGGCTCCCGGCCGGGTGATCATGGCCACCTTCGCCAGCAACATTCACCGGCTCCAGCAGGCCATCGACGCCGCCCACCAGTTCAACCGGCGGGTGGCGGTGGTGGGCCGTAGCATGGAGGAGACGGTGGCGGTGGCCCGGGAATTGGGCTACCTGCAGGACCGGGGCGTCATCGTGGAACTGCAGGAACTGATGAAGCTGCCGCCGGAGCGGAGCGTCATCCTGACCACCGGCAGCCAAGGGGAGCCCATGTCGGCCTTGTCCCGCATGGCGGCAGCGGAGCACCGCCGGGTGGAACTGTTGCCGGGGGACACGGTGCTTCTGGCCGCCACCCCCGTGCCGGGCAATGAAAAGCTGGTGCACCGCACCATCGACCGCCTCTTCGGCCAGGGAGCCACCGTCATCTACGGCTCCCACGCCGGCGTCCACGTGTCGGGCCACGGCAGCCGGGAAGAACTGAAGCTGATGCTCAACCTGCTGCGGCCCCGCTACGTCATCCCCGTCCACGGCGAGTACCGGCATCTCATCCACCATGCCCAGCTGGCCGAATCCGTCGGCGTTCCCCGGGAGCGCATTCTCATCGGCGAAAACGGCTCCGTCTTCGAGTTCTCCGGGGAGGAGGGGCGCATCGGCGGCCGGGTCCACGCCGGCGCCGTCTACGTGGACGGCCTGGGCGTGGGCGACGTGGGCAACGTGGTGCTGCGGGACCGCCGCCACCTGTCCAAGGACGGCATCGTGGTGGTGGTGTGCGCCCTGAAGAAGGACACCGGCGAGATCTTGTCGGGGCCCGAAGTGCTGACCCGGGGCTTCGTCTACGTCCGGGAAGCGGAAGAATTGCTGGAAGAGGTGCGGGAACTGGTCATCAGCGTGGTGGACGCCTGCCGGGAGCGGCAGGTGGTGGAGTGGCCCGCCATCAAGAACAAGGTGCGGGACGCCCTCCAGGACATGCTGTACAACCGCACCCACCGGCGCCCCCTCATCCTGCCCATCATTCTGGAAATCTGA